From the genome of Gemmatimonadota bacterium, one region includes:
- a CDS encoding ABC transporter permease subunit — MNNVMAIYRKEVGAYFKSPMAYIFLVFFALFNGYFFSNTFFLFSQSDMRALFNITPMIYLIFVPAVTMGVLAREKSAGTHELMATLPIKNIELVIGKYLSAFTLVLAGLGFTLIHFLTLLTVGTNIDYGGIICGYLGLALVGAFYAAIGTFTSSLTDNQVVAFILAAVFVLGFYLLDKLLIFVPAALASPLQFMAVDYHLSNMSRGVVDSRNLVYFGSLIWLFLALTVRVIDMRKWR, encoded by the coding sequence ATGAATAATGTGATGGCGATTTATCGCAAAGAAGTCGGCGCGTATTTCAAAAGTCCTATGGCGTATATTTTTCTGGTATTTTTCGCCCTGTTTAACGGCTATTTCTTTAGCAACACGTTCTTCCTGTTCAGTCAGTCCGATATGCGGGCACTATTTAATATTACGCCGATGATTTATCTGATTTTTGTACCCGCGGTCACGATGGGGGTGCTTGCACGCGAGAAAAGCGCGGGCACCCACGAGTTGATGGCGACACTCCCGATTAAAAATATTGAACTTGTGATTGGGAAGTATTTGTCGGCATTTACCCTGGTGTTGGCCGGGTTGGGTTTTACGCTGATACATTTTTTGACACTTTTGACCGTTGGTACAAATATCGACTACGGCGGCATAATCTGTGGGTATTTGGGACTGGCTCTGGTGGGTGCATTTTACGCAGCTATTGGCACATTCACGAGCAGTTTGACGGATAATCAGGTGGTTGCCTTTATTCTCGCAGCGGTATTCGTGTTGGGATTTTATCTGCTCGATAAATTGCTGATTTTTGTGCCAGCAGCCCTTGCTAGCCCCCTTCAGTTTATGGCGGTCGATTACCATTTGTCCAATATGTCGCGCGGGGTTGTAGATTCGCGCAATCTGGTGTATTTCGGCTCGCTGATCTGGTTGTTTTTGGCGCTTACAGTGCGCGTTATTGACATGCGGAAGTGGAGGTAG
- a CDS encoding ATP-binding cassette domain-containing protein → MIRVENLEKFYGDIHALKGIDFEIDDGEIVGFLGANGAGKSTTLKIMTGFLAPSAGNVFIDDLNIQDHSLDIREQIGYLPEMNPLYGEMRVYDYLEFISQVRGIDAGEFKTALDRVVDQCGLRDVIHLPISACSKGYKQRVGLSAAILHDPKVLIFDEPVSGLDPNQIVEIRNLIRELGQQKMVIISSHILQEIEATVDRIVIIDHGEIVANGTSQELMAGFMGRTQLTLDVKYANEESLAELTSSVDEIEVANIEVVDGHSVLSIEYAREMDPREAIFDYAKNSGWAILEMTQKQVHLEDVFRGLTGEGGGDE, encoded by the coding sequence ATGATTCGAGTTGAGAATTTGGAGAAGTTCTACGGCGACATTCATGCACTCAAGGGCATTGATTTTGAGATTGACGACGGGGAAATCGTCGGGTTCCTGGGTGCAAATGGCGCGGGTAAATCCACAACATTGAAAATTATGACGGGCTTTTTAGCACCAAGTGCTGGGAATGTCTTTATAGACGACCTGAATATTCAGGACCATTCGCTGGATATTCGCGAGCAAATCGGCTATTTGCCCGAAATGAATCCTCTGTATGGGGAAATGAGAGTGTATGACTATCTCGAGTTTATATCTCAAGTTCGCGGTATAGACGCCGGAGAGTTCAAAACGGCTTTGGACCGCGTGGTTGATCAATGTGGTTTGCGCGATGTGATTCATCTGCCCATTTCTGCGTGTTCAAAGGGTTATAAACAGCGCGTCGGGCTGTCTGCCGCGATTTTGCACGATCCCAAGGTGTTGATTTTCGATGAGCCGGTCTCCGGGCTGGATCCCAACCAGATTGTGGAGATTCGGAACCTGATTAGAGAATTGGGTCAGCAGAAGATGGTGATTATATCCAGCCATATTTTGCAAGAGATTGAAGCCACTGTGGATCGCATTGTGATTATTGATCACGGCGAAATTGTGGCCAATGGGACGAGTCAAGAGTTGATGGCGGGATTTATGGGGCGCACGCAACTCACGCTCGATGTAAAATACGCCAATGAAGAGAGCCTCGCCGAACTGACCAGCAGCGTTGATGAGATCGAAGTTGCAAATATAGAGGTGGTCGATGGCCACAGTGTTCTGTCGATAGAATACGCCCGTGAGATGGATCCCCGCGAGGCGATTTTTGATTATGCCAAAAACAGTGGCTGGGCCATTTTGGAGATGACACAAAAACAAGTTCACCTCGAAGATGTGTTCCGCGGATTGACTGGGGAAGGAGGGGGCGATGAATAA
- a CDS encoding amidohydrolase: MMITADFEAYLTDDWYGQQITIDALLECEAEAGFEMAVVMPQTKPLPDNDGLLDKTAGHPQLLPCPLVDPHWGEEGISALKTYVDRGAQGVKLMGAIHKYNVDDPMVIPFVETARDLRIVVSIHSGRDNCSAERIGNVARQVPGVPIIMDHMGFPDGFDTALEVCRECPDVYLGTTILRFHKLWAINPEETVPNEVKQAVEELGPERIVFGSNLPEYRPIQVKRAIQRLELGDEAEALIFGGNLGRIYGIE; encoded by the coding sequence ATGATGATTACCGCAGATTTTGAAGCGTATTTGACAGATGACTGGTATGGGCAGCAGATAACGATTGACGCTTTGCTGGAATGTGAAGCCGAAGCGGGATTTGAGATGGCAGTGGTGATGCCGCAGACCAAGCCCCTTCCAGATAATGATGGGTTGCTCGACAAGACAGCGGGACATCCCCAGCTTTTGCCCTGTCCGCTCGTGGATCCGCATTGGGGCGAAGAAGGGATTTCTGCTTTGAAGACGTATGTTGATCGCGGTGCTCAGGGCGTGAAGCTGATGGGTGCTATTCACAAATACAATGTGGATGATCCCATGGTCATTCCTTTTGTTGAGACGGCGCGCGACCTGAGGATTGTGGTATCGATTCATTCTGGGCGCGACAACTGCAGTGCCGAGCGTATTGGCAATGTGGCGCGACAAGTGCCTGGTGTGCCGATTATTATGGATCACATGGGCTTTCCCGATGGGTTTGACACAGCGCTTGAAGTATGTCGTGAATGCCCCGATGTTTATCTGGGCACAACGATTCTGCGATTTCACAAGTTGTGGGCTATTAACCCCGAAGAAACCGTACCGAATGAGGTCAAACAGGCTGTTGAAGAATTGGGACCCGAACGGATTGTTTTTGGGTCCAATTTGCCGGAATATCGCCCGATTCAGGTCAAGCGGGCAATTCAGCGGTTGGAATTGGGGGACGAGGCGGAAGCACTGATCTTCGGAGGTAATTTGGGACGGATTTATGGGATTGAATGA
- the sppA gene encoding signal peptide peptidase SppA, which translates to MRRKIGRILAWIGGITVGLVALTILSVVLLSGEDPVPDQVILEINLEQGVAEYVPEDPFAKLISDDVRSLRDVVGALDAAASDDRVVGLLARGGGAAMGFAQAQEIRDAVLDFGKSGKPTAIFAETFGEFGAGNVGYYLATAFERIYLQPSGDVGLMGLAMEHPFVKGTLDSLGIGVQMDHRYEYKNAMNLYTETKFTDAHRQASEALLKSMVDQMVLGISQARGTTPEAVRDFINRGPFLALSAHAEGLVDSLAYWDEVHGLVKREHGEDTKWLDIKNYLKRIDEKPYGEGTKVALIYGVGPVLRGKSAYDPLYGSATMGATTLTKAFRDAVKDKDVRAILFRIDSPGGSYVASDAIWREVAKAKKADKPVVVSMGNVAGSGGYFVAMNADKIVAQPGSITGSIGVLAGKFVTTEFWERLGITWDTAQVGENALIWGTGAEFTPEQWAKFQTWLDRIYEDFTAKVAEGRDMSQADVHAVAKGRIWTGEDAKAHGLVDELGGMKTAMSLIREALELEADASLNLVVFPKEKTLIEQVMEKGLIRTLSRDDALERLTTELQPVFHFARTVRQPRQVLEMTPMDIRLDE; encoded by the coding sequence ATGCGCAGGAAAATTGGTCGAATTTTGGCGTGGATTGGTGGGATTACGGTTGGGCTGGTCGCCCTGACCATCTTGTCAGTTGTATTGCTATCTGGCGAAGATCCCGTGCCCGACCAGGTGATTTTGGAGATCAACCTGGAGCAAGGGGTTGCGGAGTATGTGCCCGAAGATCCATTTGCAAAATTAATCTCAGACGATGTGCGCTCGTTGCGCGATGTGGTCGGCGCTTTAGACGCGGCGGCTTCGGATGACCGCGTTGTGGGATTGCTGGCTCGTGGGGGCGGCGCAGCGATGGGATTTGCACAGGCACAAGAGATAAGAGATGCGGTTCTGGATTTTGGAAAAAGCGGAAAACCCACCGCGATTTTTGCCGAGACATTTGGCGAATTCGGGGCGGGTAATGTCGGATATTATCTGGCGACGGCATTTGAGCGCATCTATCTCCAACCCTCGGGCGATGTGGGCTTGATGGGACTGGCGATGGAGCATCCTTTTGTCAAGGGAACATTGGATTCGCTTGGGATTGGTGTGCAGATGGATCACCGGTATGAGTATAAAAATGCGATGAACCTATATACCGAAACCAAATTTACAGACGCACACCGCCAGGCGAGTGAAGCACTTTTAAAGTCGATGGTCGATCAGATGGTCCTGGGTATTTCACAGGCGCGGGGCACAACGCCCGAAGCCGTGCGCGATTTCATTAACCGCGGACCTTTTTTGGCCTTATCTGCCCATGCCGAAGGCCTGGTAGATAGTCTGGCGTATTGGGATGAGGTGCACGGTCTGGTGAAGCGCGAGCATGGCGAAGATACCAAATGGTTGGATATAAAAAATTATCTCAAGCGCATTGATGAAAAACCTTATGGTGAAGGGACAAAGGTGGCGTTGATCTACGGCGTGGGACCTGTGCTTCGCGGGAAGAGTGCCTACGATCCCTTATATGGGTCTGCTACAATGGGCGCAACTACGTTGACCAAAGCTTTTCGCGATGCTGTGAAGGATAAGGATGTACGTGCAATTTTGTTTCGAATAGACTCTCCCGGTGGGTCTTACGTTGCCTCAGATGCGATCTGGCGCGAGGTTGCCAAAGCTAAGAAGGCCGACAAACCAGTAGTTGTATCAATGGGTAATGTAGCCGGATCCGGGGGATATTTTGTGGCGATGAATGCCGATAAAATTGTGGCGCAACCCGGTAGTATCACGGGATCCATTGGGGTATTAGCGGGAAAGTTTGTGACAACTGAATTTTGGGAACGGCTGGGCATTACCTGGGATACGGCGCAGGTAGGCGAAAACGCGCTGATATGGGGCACGGGTGCAGAATTTACGCCCGAGCAATGGGCGAAATTTCAGACGTGGTTGGACCGCATTTATGAAGATTTTACGGCGAAGGTAGCAGAGGGGCGCGACATGTCACAGGCCGATGTTCACGCCGTGGCAAAGGGACGAATCTGGACTGGGGAGGATGCCAAAGCGCATGGCCTGGTCGATGAATTGGGCGGCATGAAGACTGCGATGAGTCTGATTCGTGAGGCATTGGAATTGGAAGCTGATGCATCTCTCAATCTCGTGGTATTTCCCAAAGAAAAGACGCTAATAGAACAGGTGATGGAAAAAGGGTTGATCCGCACGCTGAGCAGGGACGATGCGTTGGAGAGACTCACCACAGAGTTGCAACCCGTTTTTCACTTTGCGCGCACAGTGAGGCAGCCGCGACAGGTTTTGGAGATGACACCCATGGATATTCGGTTAGACGAATAG
- a CDS encoding DUF1854 domain-containing protein yields MATDMLEMEVEEIEEKTEEWKPIPIEMVHPESVDPGKIRLFKEPQWILRMTIEGDRSYTRVKVVRAAPLTEPDRYFCILDIKDEAICMIKDLSDLPEESQALVYEELDNRYLTAEIQKIVALQNEYGVTYWTVDTDRGRRDFVAKSVAENAQWLGETRLMIFDVDNNRFEVPDILALDRRSQGLLESVV; encoded by the coding sequence ATGGCTACGGATATGCTGGAGATGGAAGTGGAAGAGATTGAAGAAAAAACAGAAGAATGGAAGCCAATACCAATTGAGATGGTGCATCCCGAATCGGTTGACCCGGGTAAGATCCGCTTGTTTAAGGAGCCGCAGTGGATTTTGCGGATGACGATTGAAGGAGATCGGTCCTATACCCGCGTGAAAGTGGTGCGGGCAGCGCCGTTGACGGAACCAGATCGCTATTTTTGCATTTTGGATATCAAGGATGAAGCGATCTGCATGATCAAGGACCTGTCTGATTTGCCTGAAGAGAGCCAGGCTCTGGTTTATGAAGAACTGGACAATCGGTATTTGACAGCGGAGATACAGAAGATCGTGGCGTTGCAAAATGAATACGGGGTAACGTACTGGACCGTCGATACAGACCGGGGCAGGCGCGATTTTGTAGCCAAGTCCGTCGCTGAAAACGCGCAGTGGCTGGGAGAGACGCGATTGATGATTTTTGATGTGGATAACAATCGCTTTGAGGTGCCCGATATACTGGCACTGGACCGCCGCAGTCAGGGGCTGTTGGAATCCGTTGTGTGA
- a CDS encoding ABC transporter ATP-binding protein has protein sequence MNYVPGKPLIEKLPPSVARKLGAAKSNGETVLIQVGTDLDESLNYNPQWVVVTDQQVLVIPESGVDGTQSMAIGDVEDVKVEERVGLGALALTHKAGPEMHVPYSPSLTAVFAEVADGIRQLKDNEPLTLPTELEQTQCEHCGKRLPEKNGVCAACLKKWQTFRRIVGYMAAYPVRLVTTIALTFISALFTLLPPKITEYVIDGVLTTGWDAVAIPFIESTDRLDRLGLLILGLVIIRLLIWGVDVVMAALSRSLGLRAIGDLREDLYRAFQMVPVRFYDRRKVGALTSRMNNDTDRMEVIMTYDFYFVFSNSLLFVGILGFLAWMNWQLTLFVVAPIPLIVLAGTRIWYRIMTFWTQWSGKWGRLSAQLNESIHGIRVVKAFAQEAKESERFDQYNEDLRDVDTRGERAWFVFWTVTNLFMNVGVFFVWYFGGRQILGGELTLGALIAFMSYLWMLYQPLRWFGDFYSYILRAFAGAQRVFEVIDSEPEPYQKPDAVRLPKIEGHLEFESVFFGYDPGKPVLKGVDLEVKAGEMIGLVGKSGAGKSTLINLVCRFYDPDRGRLLVDGVPMTDVNLRDLRSQIGMVHQQPFLFDGTIAENIAYGKPDATFDEVMRAAIAAEAHEFIVKKPDGYDMRVGESGGRLSGGEKQRVSIARAILHNPRILILDEATSSLDTPTEKKIQMAIARLVEGRTTFAIAHRLSTLRSADRLVVMDEGNIAEVGTHRELMDREGIFYRLVKTQQETTLDMFMTAVGIELE, from the coding sequence ATGAATTACGTACCAGGAAAGCCATTGATTGAAAAACTCCCGCCATCCGTGGCGAGGAAGCTGGGTGCAGCAAAGTCCAATGGCGAGACTGTGCTGATACAGGTGGGAACGGATCTGGACGAGTCCCTGAATTACAACCCACAGTGGGTAGTGGTGACCGATCAACAGGTACTGGTGATTCCCGAATCGGGTGTGGATGGTACGCAGTCGATGGCGATTGGCGATGTGGAAGACGTGAAAGTGGAGGAGCGCGTGGGGTTGGGCGCCCTGGCGTTGACGCACAAAGCAGGACCTGAAATGCATGTCCCCTATTCGCCATCTCTTACCGCTGTGTTTGCCGAAGTGGCCGATGGAATTCGGCAGTTGAAGGACAATGAGCCGCTAACATTGCCCACAGAATTAGAGCAGACGCAATGCGAGCATTGTGGCAAGAGATTGCCCGAAAAAAATGGGGTATGTGCTGCGTGTTTAAAAAAGTGGCAGACGTTTCGGCGCATTGTGGGTTATATGGCTGCTTATCCCGTGCGACTGGTCACCACCATAGCCCTGACATTTATCAGCGCTTTATTTACGCTGTTGCCACCTAAAATTACGGAGTATGTGATCGACGGTGTTTTGACAACGGGCTGGGACGCGGTTGCAATTCCATTCATTGAGTCAACAGATCGCCTTGATCGATTGGGACTTTTGATCTTAGGGCTTGTTATTATACGGCTGTTAATCTGGGGGGTCGATGTCGTGATGGCTGCGCTGAGTCGATCGTTGGGGTTGCGCGCTATTGGCGATTTGCGGGAAGATCTCTACCGCGCGTTTCAGATGGTGCCCGTTCGCTTTTACGATCGGCGAAAAGTGGGTGCGTTGACGTCTCGCATGAATAATGATACGGACCGCATGGAAGTGATCATGACGTATGATTTTTATTTTGTGTTTTCAAACAGTTTGTTATTTGTCGGTATTCTGGGATTTCTGGCGTGGATGAACTGGCAACTCACGCTGTTTGTCGTGGCACCTATTCCGCTAATTGTGCTCGCGGGCACACGGATATGGTACCGCATTATGACCTTCTGGACGCAGTGGTCGGGAAAGTGGGGCAGGCTATCGGCGCAGTTGAATGAGTCGATTCACGGTATTCGCGTTGTAAAAGCATTTGCACAGGAAGCAAAGGAGAGCGAGCGTTTTGACCAATACAACGAGGATCTGCGCGATGTGGATACCCGGGGCGAACGTGCCTGGTTTGTTTTTTGGACCGTGACAAACCTGTTTATGAACGTGGGGGTGTTTTTTGTGTGGTATTTTGGCGGGCGGCAGATTCTGGGCGGTGAATTGACGCTGGGTGCGTTAATCGCATTTATGAGTTATCTCTGGATGTTGTACCAACCGCTGCGATGGTTTGGCGATTTTTACAGTTATATTTTGCGGGCATTTGCCGGCGCGCAGCGCGTGTTCGAAGTGATTGATTCCGAACCCGAGCCATACCAAAAACCCGATGCTGTGCGCTTGCCCAAAATTGAAGGCCATCTGGAGTTCGAGTCCGTGTTTTTTGGTTATGATCCCGGCAAGCCCGTGCTCAAGGGGGTTGACCTGGAGGTGAAAGCGGGTGAGATGATTGGGCTTGTGGGCAAATCGGGAGCTGGCAAGTCAACGCTGATCAATCTGGTGTGTCGGTTCTACGATCCCGACCGAGGGCGGTTGCTGGTGGATGGTGTACCGATGACCGATGTGAATTTACGCGATTTGCGATCGCAAATTGGGATGGTACATCAACAGCCCTTTTTGTTTGACGGCACGATAGCCGAAAATATCGCCTATGGCAAACCAGACGCGACCTTTGACGAGGTGATGCGCGCAGCAATCGCAGCCGAAGCACACGAGTTCATTGTCAAAAAACCCGATGGTTATGACATGCGGGTAGGGGAAAGCGGTGGGCGTCTGTCGGGCGGCGAGAAACAGCGGGTGTCTATCGCGCGGGCAATTTTGCACAATCCGCGGATTCTCATTCTCGATGAAGCCACGTCTTCGCTGGATACACCGACCGAGAAGAAGATCCAAATGGCGATTGCGCGTTTGGTTGAAGGGCGCACGACATTCGCCATTGCACACCGTTTATCAACTCTTCGCAGCGCGGATCGGCTTGTGGTGATGGATGAAGGCAATATCGCCGAAGTCGGAACGCATCGTGAGTTGATGGACCGGGAGGGCATTTTTTATCGCTTGGTCAAGACACAGCAAGAGACAACGCTGGATATGTTTATGACTGCGGTGGGGATAGAGTTGGAGTAA
- a CDS encoding ABC transporter ATP-binding protein: MDRLLDNEQNGSLDWLKHALPEGEDALIRVQTDLDEKGDFGNQWVVVTRNRVLVRQNGSIADIPISEIELARTEALVGGARLEIHRKNKPTIHVPYSLTQAQKFSETTRGIEQLRKGQEFFINAHLDRTICESCGRLLPEKNGICPACLNKFATLGRIASYLKPYKTRAIVLALASIVTTVAELIPPYVTKLIVDDVLVLPEGVEALYDERLSLLGWLVLILVGIRLLTWGAEWAHGWTVTWLSARVTADIRSQLYRRLELLSLQFYDKRQVGAVMSRVTTDSSRLQMFLVDGLPYLVIEAMMLLGILAALFMMSWSLAILVLIPVPLIMIWGYAFYRRMRKYFTSWMQSWSDTMARVNEALTGIRVVKAFAQEKQEIRVFKRRNDKLTRIGITTEVNRGIFYKTMTLLTAAGVIIVWYYGGLEVIDGELTLGTLMAFYSYMMLLYGPLEWFGMVNSWMTRAMAGAERIFEIIDTPSEAYQDPNAVPMPHIGGRVKFNDVTFGYDKSKPVLHDINLDVKPGEMIGLVGKSGVGKTTTVNLICRFYDVDRGSIEVDGVDLRDIRLEDLRSQIGIVLQEPFLFSGSIAENIGYGKPGATFDEIVEAARAAHAHDFIVTKPDGYDTLIGERGESLSGGERQRVSIARAILHDPRILILDEATSSVDVQTEKRIQDAVVRLVKGRTTFAIAHRLSTLRNADRLVVMDAGRIVEMGTHRELLEQRGMFYKLVQMQEEISQIIAIKE; the protein is encoded by the coding sequence ATGGATCGTTTACTGGATAATGAACAAAACGGTAGTTTGGATTGGTTGAAACACGCTTTGCCCGAAGGGGAAGATGCACTTATCCGGGTGCAGACCGATCTGGATGAAAAAGGCGACTTCGGAAACCAGTGGGTAGTGGTGACGCGCAATCGCGTACTGGTGCGGCAAAATGGCTCGATTGCAGATATTCCTATTTCAGAAATAGAACTGGCGCGAACAGAGGCTCTGGTGGGCGGTGCGCGTCTGGAAATTCATCGAAAAAATAAGCCGACCATTCACGTTCCGTATTCCCTGACGCAGGCACAAAAATTTTCGGAGACCACGCGAGGGATCGAGCAACTGCGCAAGGGGCAAGAATTTTTTATCAATGCGCATCTGGATCGCACAATCTGCGAATCGTGTGGCAGGCTATTGCCCGAAAAAAATGGGATATGTCCGGCCTGTTTAAACAAATTTGCAACGTTGGGACGCATTGCATCGTATTTGAAGCCCTACAAAACACGCGCGATTGTGCTGGCTCTGGCGTCTATTGTGACGACAGTTGCCGAGTTGATTCCGCCTTACGTGACTAAGCTCATTGTCGATGATGTATTGGTGCTGCCCGAGGGCGTAGAGGCGCTGTACGACGAACGGCTCAGCTTGCTCGGCTGGCTCGTGCTGATTCTGGTGGGTATCCGGCTGCTAACCTGGGGGGCAGAATGGGCGCACGGTTGGACAGTTACGTGGCTTTCCGCACGGGTGACGGCGGATATCCGCAGCCAGCTTTACAGGCGTTTGGAGTTGCTATCCCTGCAATTTTACGACAAGCGGCAAGTTGGCGCAGTGATGTCCCGCGTGACGACCGATAGCAGTCGTTTACAGATGTTTTTGGTCGATGGATTGCCCTATCTGGTGATCGAAGCGATGATGTTGCTGGGGATTCTCGCCGCGCTGTTTATGATGAGTTGGTCACTGGCTATTCTGGTGCTGATTCCCGTTCCGTTAATCATGATCTGGGGATATGCGTTTTATCGGCGGATGCGGAAATATTTTACCAGTTGGATGCAGTCTTGGTCTGACACTATGGCGCGGGTCAATGAAGCGCTCACGGGCATTCGCGTGGTGAAGGCATTTGCACAAGAAAAGCAGGAAATCAGGGTGTTCAAAAGGCGCAATGATAAATTGACGCGCATCGGTATTACCACAGAGGTCAACCGGGGCATTTTTTATAAAACGATGACCCTATTGACCGCGGCCGGCGTGATTATTGTGTGGTATTACGGGGGGCTGGAGGTGATCGATGGGGAGTTGACGCTCGGCACTTTGATGGCTTTTTACAGCTATATGATGTTGCTCTACGGTCCTCTGGAATGGTTTGGGATGGTCAATTCCTGGATGACGCGCGCAATGGCCGGTGCAGAACGCATTTTTGAGATTATCGATACGCCCTCCGAGGCGTACCAAGACCCCAATGCCGTGCCAATGCCGCATATTGGGGGTCGCGTGAAGTTTAATGATGTCACGTTTGGATACGACAAGAGTAAACCCGTGCTTCACGATATCAACCTCGATGTCAAACCGGGGGAGATGATCGGACTGGTGGGAAAATCCGGCGTGGGCAAGACGACAACGGTAAATCTGATTTGTCGGTTCTACGATGTTGACCGCGGAAGCATTGAGGTAGATGGGGTGGATTTACGCGATATTCGGCTGGAGGATTTGCGGTCTCAAATTGGCATTGTGTTGCAAGAGCCGTTTCTATTTTCGGGCAGTATTGCGGAAAATATCGGCTATGGCAAGCCGGGCGCAACATTCGATGAGATTGTGGAAGCGGCCAGGGCTGCCCATGCACACGACTTTATCGTGACAAAACCCGATGGCTACGATACGCTCATCGGCGAGCGCGGAGAATCGCTTTCGGGCGGTGAACGGCAGCGCGTGTCTATTGCACGGGCCATTTTACACGATCCCAGGATTTTGATCTTAGACGAGGCCACATCGTCTGTTGATGTGCAAACGGAAAAACGCATTCAAGATGCGGTGGTGCGATTGGTCAAAGGACGAACGACTTTTGCAATAGCCCATCGTTTGTCCACCCTTCGCAATGCCGACCGGCTGGTGGTGATGGACGCCGGTCGCATTGTGGAAATGGGAACGCACCGCGAATTGCTGGAACAGCGGGGTATGTTTTACAAATTGGTACAGATGCAAGAAGAGATTTCACAGATTATTGCGATTAAGGAATAG
- a CDS encoding 4'-phosphopantetheinyl transferase superfamily protein: MHTCLEANTAHVWAVDLDRETFDGHMLAETLSADEWVRADRFLFEKHRAHFVAARGCLRAILAKYMECKPGELAFFYGEHGKPALASPWDKSQLRFNLSHSAGLALIAVSLRCEIGVDIEHLSRKVGHMQDLAKRFFAPGEYKQLCALPRKERRRAFFCCWTRKEAYLKAVGTGLAQSLKNFEVSLGCKAKLLWIKEGNIKDWTLLHLDPAEGYVGSVAIAKKDVEVKVLKHLLRDLCLNKGVN, translated from the coding sequence ATGCATACCTGTTTAGAAGCAAATACGGCCCATGTCTGGGCGGTGGATTTAGACCGCGAGACATTTGATGGTCACATGTTGGCCGAAACGCTATCGGCAGATGAGTGGGTGCGTGCCGACAGATTTCTCTTTGAAAAGCACCGGGCGCATTTTGTTGCCGCACGCGGATGTCTGCGCGCGATTCTCGCCAAATACATGGAGTGCAAGCCAGGTGAACTGGCTTTTTTTTATGGAGAACACGGCAAACCCGCTCTGGCATCTCCGTGGGATAAATCTCAATTGCGATTCAATTTGAGCCATTCGGCAGGGCTGGCCCTTATTGCGGTTTCTCTGCGCTGTGAAATTGGAGTTGATATTGAGCATCTCAGTCGCAAGGTCGGCCATATGCAGGACCTTGCGAAACGTTTTTTTGCACCTGGTGAATACAAGCAGTTGTGTGCGTTGCCGCGAAAAGAACGGCGTCGGGCTTTTTTTTGTTGCTGGACGCGCAAAGAAGCATATCTGAAAGCTGTGGGCACGGGTCTTGCCCAGTCATTAAAAAATTTTGAAGTCAGTTTGGGATGCAAAGCAAAATTGTTGTGGATAAAAGAAGGGAATATAAAAGATTGGACGCTGCTACACCTCGACCCCGCAGAGGGTTATGTCGGGTCGGTAGCGATTGCGAAAAAAGATGTTGAAGTGAAGGTCTTGAAACACTTGTTGCGCGATCTTTGTCTGAATAAGGGTGTGAATTAA